AGCCAGTCGAAGCTGGCGAAGGCGGTGGAGAGGGCGAAGAGGAGCATGCCCCAGCTGGAGATGAAGCGGGCGCGGACGGAGAGGGCGCGGTCGCCGCTGGTGTCCTGGGCGATGCTGAGCTTGCGGAGGGTGGTGGAGAGGTAGGTCCACACCGCGCCGTAGAGCAGGGCGCGGACCACGAAGAACGTGGGGAACGCGCCGTGCTTCATGTGGTCGTGGTCGGTGCCGGGGGTGAAGAAGTAGCCCCACTTGCCCTGGAGGATGGGCGAGTGCGACGCGTGTTCGCCGAGCCAGGTGAAGAGCAGGCCGCCGGACTTGATCTCGATGGCGAGCGTGGGCAGGACCATCAGCCATGCGAAGGGCACGAACGCGGCGACGTTCTCGAACTGGCGGCGGAGGGTGGCGGACCAGCCGGCGTTGGTGAGGTGGAACACCATCACGAAGAAGAGCGCGCCCAGGGACATCGCGAGCACGGACATGGTCGCGAGGTGGTACGCGGCGAGGGCCTGCTTGAAGGCGACGCCGGCGAAGTGCTGCCACCCGAGGACGAACGCGACGATGGCGAGGACGACGCCCAGGCCGATGAGGCCGAAGCCCATGCCCCGCCCGGTGGGGGCGAGGGTGACGTTCTCGGGGCGGAGGACCTGCGCCGGGGAGGGGTGGTGGAAGTTGGCGTGGTGTGCGGCCGCGGGGCTACTCATCGGCCACCTCCTGTGGTCGCGGGTGCGGGTGTCTGCGTGGGCTGGCCCTGGGGCGTTGCGGGGCCGGCGGCGGGTGCGGCCGGGGCGGGCGCGGGCGTGGGGTCGGGCCGGTTCAGTTCCTGCTCGAGGGCGGCGCGCTGGGCTTCAGGGACGTCCTGCAGCGTGCCTTCCTGCGAGGCCTGGAGGGCGCGGATGTAGGCGACGACGCCCCAGGACTCATGCTCGCTCAGGGCGTGCCCGTAGGCGGGCATGGAGCGCACACCGTTGCGGATGACGCTGAAGATGTAGCCGTCGCGGTTGAGGGGGTCCTCGCCGCCCTGCTTGTACTTGGGGTCGTGGAGGTTGACGGGGGCGACGGTGAAGTAGGCGCCGACGAGGCCCTTGCCGTCGCCGGTGTAGCCGTGGCAGACGGCGCAGTAAATGTTGAAGTTGGTGGCGCCCTCGTGGACGAGCTGCTCGGTGACCTCAACGGGGATGATGGGCAGGTACTGCTTGCCGGAGACGCCCTGGAACGTGCCCTCGTCCTCCTTGAGGAAGCCGGCGCGGGCGCCGGCGAAGGGGTTCACGTTGGGGTCGTTGGGGTTGGTGGACCAGCCGTCGTTGCCGAAGGGGACGGCGCCCTGGACGGGCTGCCGCATGGTGCGGCCGTCGGGGAAGAACTGGCTCTTTTCCTGCGGCTTCCACTTGGGCTGGTCGTCCATGTCGGGGAAGAATTGGCGCGGGGGCTTCTCTTCGCGGTCGCCGCGGCAGGCGGCGAGGCCGGAGAGGGCGGCAGCGCCGGCGAGGGCCAGGAGCAGCGAGCGGGTTGTGTTGATCGGTGTGTTCATTGTGAGCTGTGCCGTGTGCGTGTGAGCGTGGGGCTCAGGCTTACTCCTCAACCAACTCGATGCTGGTGGCGCCGGCGGCCTCGAGCAGGGCGCGGGTCTTGTCGGGCTCGAAGGCGGGGTCGCTGGCCTCGATGCAGACGAAGAAGCGGTCCTCGCTGGCGGCGAGGAAGCGCTCCTTCTTGAGCAGGGGGTGGTGCCAGCGGGGCAGGCCGTTCATCGCGAGCATGCCGATGAGGGCGGTGAAGGCGGCGAAGAGGATGCCCAGCTCGAAGGTGATGGGGACGAAGCTCTGCCAGCCGCCATCGAAGAGGCTGCCGAAGGGCTTGCCCTGGACGACGAGGGGGTAGTCCTCGTGGCTCATCCACCACTGCATGAGGTAGGCGAGGAAGACGCCGGTGAAGGCGCCGCCGGCGACCAGCACGGGGAGCTTGGTGCGCTGGATGCCCATGGCCTCTTCCATGCCGTGCACGGGGAAAGGCGAGTAGGAGTCCCACCGGCGGTAGCCGGCGTCGCGGACCTTCTCGGCGGCGTGGAAGAGGTCGGCGGGCGTGGCGAACTCGGCCATGATGCCGTAGATGGGCTCGCCGGCCTCGGTGACGTAGACGCGGGCCTGGGCCATATCAGTGACCCCCCTTGGTGGAAGGAACCTGGAGCGGAGAGTGGCCCAGGCCGTACGCCGCGGAGCCGTGCTCCTCGGGGTGCGGGCTGGCCTGGGGCAGGACGGCCTTGAGCTCGGCCATGGCGAAGACGGGGAGGAAGCGGAGGAAGAGGAGGAAGAGGGTGACGAAGACGCCGAAGCTGCCGACGAAGATCATGATGTCGACGAGGGTGGGGTGGAACATGTGCCACTCGCCGGGGAGGAAGGCGCGGTGGAGGCTGGTGACGATGATCACGAAGCGCTCGAACCACATGCCGATGGTGACGAAGGTGGCGACGGCGAAGATGACCACCGGGTTGGTGCGCATCTTCTTGTTCCAGAACACCTGGGGGCTGAGAACGTTGCAGGAGATCATCGACCAGTAGGCCCACCAGTAGGGGCCGAAGGCGCGGTTGATGAAGGTCTCCTTCTCGAACTTGTTGCCGCTGTACCAGGCGATGAAGAACTCCATGGAGTAGGCGAACCCGACGATCATGCCCGTGACGAGGATGATCTTGGCCATGTTCTCCAGGTGCCTGAGGGTGATGAAGTCCTTCATGTTGGGGTAGAGCTCACGCGCCGGGATGAGCAGCATGAGCACCATGGCGAAGCCGCCGAAGATGGCGCCGGCCACGAAGTAGGGCGGGAAGATCGTGGTGTGCCAGCCGGGGAGCACCGAGGTCGCGAAGTCGAAGGACACGATCGAGTGCACCGAGAGCACGAGCGGCGTGCTGATGCCGGCGAGGATGAGGTACGCGGCCTCGTAGCGGTGCCAGTGGCGGCTGCTGAAACGCCAGCCCAGGGCGAGGAAGCCGTAGACCCAGGCGCGGATCTTGTCGGTGCGGAGGGGGACGAAGGGGAGGAGGATGGGCCCGCCGTCGGTGGCGATGCGGAGGCGGCGGTCGGCCCGGTCACGCAGGGTGGCCAGGTCGGGGATCATGCCCATGTACCAGAAGAGCAGCGAGACGGTGCCGTAGGTGGAGACGGCGAAGACGTCCCACAGCAGCGGCGAGCGGAAGTTAGGCCAGATGGCGTTGGCGTTGGGGAGTGGGAAGAGCATCCAGGCCATCCACTGACGCCCGACGTGGATGCCGGGGAAGGTGGCGGCGCAGATGACGGCGAAGATGGTCATGGCCTCGGCGGCGCGGTTGACGGCGGTGCGCCACTTCTGCTTGAGGAGGCAGAGGATGGCGGAGATCAGCGTGCCGGCGTGGCCGATACCGATCCAGAACACGAAGTTGGTGATGTCCCAGGCCCAGTCGACCTGGTTGGTGAGGCCCCAGGTGCCGATGCCGGTGATGATGAGGTAGCCGATGAAGAGGCCGCCCAGGCCGGCGACGGTGCCGGCGAGCATGAGCGCGGGCAGCCACCAGCGCGGCGGCTTGTTCTCGGCGTAGCCGCAGATGATGTCGCTGACCTCTTTGAAGGTGCGGTTGTTGAGGACCAGCGGGGGGCGCTTGCCCGGGTCGTCGATGAGCGTGCCGTCGCCCAGGGCCGGGTCCACCGGCTCGGGCGCGGGCGGGCGGGCCATGCCCGCCAGGCGCTGCGCGTTGAGTTGATCGGGAGGCAGGTCGCTCATGCCTTGGCTCCGAGGACGCGCAGGCTCAGGGCGTAGCCGCGGTCGTCGCGTTGACGGGAGGGACTAACGAAGGAGGTCTTGCCGGGGTGGTCGGCGTCAGGGTGGCCGCCGTGGTCGTGCTCGCCGTGTCCCAGGGGCTTGTCCCACTCGGCGACGCGGTCGGCGGAGCAGAGCTCGCGCTTGGGGTTCATGACGCGGACCATGTGGCTGGTGCGCGGGCGGGTGTTGAGGTACCCGAGCAGGGCGTAGCTGCGGGCGTTCTTCCGCATGGCGTGGACGCGGCTGCCCTTGTCAAGCTGGTCACCGAAGGTGATGGCGTCGGTGGGGCAGGCCTGCTGGCAGGCGACCTGGAAGAACCCGTCGGGGATGCCGGGCAGGTTCTGGAGCTTGGTCTCGATGCGGGCGGCGTTGATGCGCTGGATGCAGTAGGAGCACTTCTCCATCACGCCGCGGCTGCGGACGGTGACGTTGGGGTTCTTCTGCATGCGCTCGATCTCGTCGAGCTTCTGGCGGAGGCGCGGGGGGATGAGGTTGGGGTTGAGCTGGTTGTGCTGGCCGCTGCCGGTGATGCCGGTGCCCTGGCCGGGGATGACGCCGCCGACCTTGTCGATGGCGTCCTTGCCGTAGTAGGAGCCGTTGAACTTGGTGACGCCGTAGTCGAAGAAGTTGAAGCGGCGGACCTTGTAAGGGCAGTTGTTGGCGCAGTACCGCGTGCCGATGCAGCGGTTGTAGGTCATGTAGTTGATGCCCTCGGGGCCGTGCACGGTGGCGTTCACCGGGCAGACGGTCTCGCAGGGGGCGTTCTCGCAGTGCACGCACAGCACGGGCTGGGTGTACATGGCGACGGGGTTGTTGACGTCGGTCATCTTGCCGGCGACGACATCGCTGACGAAGTAGCGGTCGACGCGGATCCAGTGCATCTCGCGCCCCTTGGCCACTTCCTTCTTGCCGACGACGGGGATGTTGTTCTCCGCCTGGCAGGCCAGGGTGCAGGCGCCGCAGCCGGTGCAGACCGTCTGGTCGATGGTCATGGCCCACTGGGGGCCCTTGCTGTACATGGCGTCGGGCTTGGGCTCGTCGACGCTCTTGTTGAAGGGGTTCTTGTAGATGGAGACGTTGGGCGGGGTGTGGGAGAGCTCGCCGAGCTGCTCGCCGAAGTTGAGCGTGTCCTGCATCCCGAGATGGGCGACAGGCATGACGGAGTCGCCGAACTTCTGGAAACGGGGGAGGTCGACGGCGCGGACGATGCTCGTGCGGCCCTCCATCGACCAGTGGTTCTGCGTGCTGGCGATCATGTGGTAGCCGGGGGCGTCACCCTTCTCGACGTTGCTCAGCGTGCGGCCGCCGATGGCGGCGGTGGTGCGAAGGGGGAAGGCGTTGAAGCCCACGCCGTCGCCGACCAGGCCGGCGCTCTGGCGGCCGTAGCCGAACATGCAGATCGCGGTCATGTCGGCCATGCCGGGGAGGACCCAGACCGGGCCGGTGACAGTGACGCCGTTCACGGTGAGCGTGATGAGCTTGCCGTGCGGGTACTTCTCCTTGGTGTAGATCTGGTTGGGGTCCTGCTCGTTGAAGGAGGCGGGCTCGCAGTTGAGCTCCATCGCGGTGCGCGGGCTCATCAGGATGGGGTTGTCCCACACGACCTTGCTGGCGGGGTCGGGGAGCTCCTGGAGCCAGGAGATGTTGGCGTAGCGGCCGTCGGCGGTCATGCCGCTCTGGAAGACGACCTCAAGGCCCTGGCTGCTGAGGTTGCCGAGGTTCTGGAGGAGGCCGGCGATGTTGCCGAAGTTGACATTGGGGCGCTGCACGCTCTGGCTGGTGTTGGCGACGACGCCGTCGTGCAGGGCGCGGCGCCAGGCCTTCTCGAAGTCGCCCTGGAGGATGCGCTGCCAGGTGGCGCGGACGAGCTCGTACCCGTCGATGCGCTCGGCGGCGCGGTTGGTGAGGTAGGCGATGAACTCGAGGTCGCTGAGGCTGGGCTCGTAGAGCGGCGCGATCATCGGCTGCACAGGGGCCAGGGTGCCGTCCCAGGCCTGGGTGTCGCCCCAGCTCTCGAGGTAGTGCGAGGCGTTGAGGGCCCACGTGGAGGCCGCGGCGGTCTCGGTGGCCTCGGTGGTCAGCGTGATGGTGTGGGGGACGCGGGCGAAGAGGTCGTTGAACTTGAGGTCGCCCGGGGCGTCGTAGACGGGGTTGGTGTTGATGCACACCAGGGTGCGAATAGCGCCCGTGCCCATTGCCTGCGCGAGCTGCTGGATGCCGGCGATCGAGGACGCGGCTTCTTCCTCACCCATGGGGAGGTAGGAGACGCTGGCGCCGAGGTTGCCCAGGGCCGCGTTCATCGCGATGACCAGGGCGTGCACGGCGGGGGGCTGGCTCTCACCTGCGAGGATGAGGGACTTGCCGCGGTTGGCGGCGTCGATGAGGTCCTTGGCGCACTCCTGCAGGAAGAGCTGCTGCTGCTTGAGCTCGTCGGCGTTGGTGCTGAAGGGCGGGACCTGGACGTTGGCGATGGCGGAGGAGAGGGCCGCGGCGTCGCCACCGGCGACGCCCTGACGGAGGATCTGCTGGGCGAGGGCGACGGCGAAGGCGGTGACGCGGAGGGGCGAGAGGCGGAGGCGGTGGTCGGCCTGTGCGCCGGTGGTGCTGAAGCCGCACTCGACGCAGTAGAGGCGGCTCATGGTGTCCTTGGTCGAAAGCACCATGCGGGTCGCGGCGAACTGGCGGGAGTTGCGGGTCTCGGCCGGGTCCTTGGAGAGGAAGTCGCGGTCAAGGCTCACCACGACGCGGGTGTTGTCGCGGGTGATGTTGAGCTGCTCGCGCATCGGCGCGCCGAAGGCGGCGCGGGTGCCCTCGGTCATGCCGGTGGACTCGAGGGGCGAATAGGAGACCCACATCGCCCGCGGGTACTTCTGGCGGAAGGCGGCAATCGCGGCCTGGCGGCTGGGGCTGCTCTTCTTGTCGGCAAGGACCGCGAGGCCCTGACCGCCGTTGCCGTCGTACTGCGACAGGTTCTGGTTGGCCCAGGTCTTGAAGTCGTCCCAGGAGGCGGGCAGGCGCTCCTTGCGGGCGGGGTTGAGGTAGACGGGGAACTTCAGGCGGTCGGGGTCATAGAGGCCCAGGATGCTGGCCATGGCCCAGATCGACGGCTTGCCCTGGTTCAGCGGGTGGAGCGGGTTGCCCTCGATCTTGGTGGGGCGGCCTTCGTGCGTCTCGACGAGCAGGCCCTCGGCGCCGCCGTCGGGGCGGGCGAAGCTGGTCGCGTAGAAGAGGGGCTTGCCGGGGATGATCTCCTCGGGCACCTCGCGCGAGTAGGGCATGATCTTGTGCTCGGGGCGGCGGCAGCCGGGGATGGTGGCCGCGCCCGCGAGGGCGATGGAAGCGCCCATGACCTTGAGGAACTGGCGGCGGGTCTCGCCGCCCTCGGCGGTGTCGCTCTCGCTGCGCTCGAGCTCGGAAGCGCCGGCGGGGAACTCGCGCTCGAGGAAGTCGCGGAACTCGGCGGTGTCGGCGACTTCATCGAGGCTGCGCCAGGCGCGCAGGCCGGCGGGGGCGTGCACGCTGCCGGCGACGGCGGGCAGGAGCGCGAGCTCGGCCTTGGAGGGGCGCTTCTTCTCACCCTTGGTCGTGGAAGGGCATTGATCGAGGTTGCTCATCGAAGAGTCCTGCGTGGGGAGGTCGAGGCGTCGGTCGTTGCGAGAGCGCGGGCCGGGAGAGTGCGGGTGGCGTGCCTAGTAGTGGCAGGCGCCGCAGTTCTCCGGGGGCGGGGTCTTCTCGAGGGACTGGAGGATGGACTGGCTGATGGGGGTCTCGCCGCTTGCGCGCCGGGCGAGGTGGTCCTCCACCCACCAGAGGCGGGTGAGCTTGTTGCGGTGCTCAGGCTCGAGCACGGCCTTCTCGGGGCTGCGGTGGCAGTCGAGGCACCAGCTCATGGAGAGCGGCTCGGCTTCGTAGACGATGGGCATGGCGGTGATCTGGCCGTGGCAGGAGAAGCAGCTGACGCCGGCCTTGAGGTGGACGTGGTGGGGGAAGTTGCGGACGTAGTCGGGGAGCTTGTGGATGCGGACCCACTCGATGGGGGCGTCGGCGACGTAGGCCTGGCGGATGAACTCGGTCTTCTGCTTGTGGGCCTCGCTGGTGTTGTAGAGGCTGAGCGAGCCTTCCTTGTGGCAGCCGTAGCAGGTCGCGACGTTGGGGATGTTGGCCTCGGTCGACTCTTCGACGTGGGTGTGGCAGTAGCGGCAGTCCATGCCGAGCTTGCCGGCGTGGATCTGGTGGTTGAAGCCGCCCCCGGGCTGCGTGGGCATGTAGCCGACGCGGAAGAACTTGGGCGTGGCGTAGTACCAGAAGCCGCCGACGACACTGGTCAGGACTCCCACGGCACCGATGGCGATGACGGTGGGGAGCACGTTGGTCCACTTGGGGAAGATCACCGACACTGGCGGTCTCCTGACGTCAGCGGCGAGTCACCGGGAGGGGGCACGCGTGCCCACTGGGGAGTTCCCGGACTTGAAAAAACACCTGCCCGAACTTGGCCTGACAGAGGGCCCGAACCGTACCAAGAAAAAGCGCGCGTTGCTGTCAAACCGAAATTTCCCCACCTCAGGCCTACCCTGTCAAGGCAGCATTCCTGTTTGACCGCAACTGAGACTCGTTCTCACCCGATCTCCCCCTGCTGGTGGTGGGGGGAGTTGGGGGGGC
The nucleotide sequence above comes from Phycisphaerales bacterium. Encoded proteins:
- a CDS encoding cytochrome c — translated: MNTPINTTRSLLLALAGAAALSGLAACRGDREEKPPRQFFPDMDDQPKWKPQEKSQFFPDGRTMRQPVQGAVPFGNDGWSTNPNDPNVNPFAGARAGFLKEDEGTFQGVSGKQYLPIIPVEVTEQLVHEGATNFNIYCAVCHGYTGDGKGLVGAYFTVAPVNLHDPKYKQGGEDPLNRDGYIFSVIRNGVRSMPAYGHALSEHESWGVVAYIRALQASQEGTLQDVPEAQRAALEQELNRPDPTPAPAPAAPAAGPATPQGQPTQTPAPATTGGGR
- a CDS encoding DUF3341 domain-containing protein, producing the protein MAQARVYVTEAGEPIYGIMAEFATPADLFHAAEKVRDAGYRRWDSYSPFPVHGMEEAMGIQRTKLPVLVAGGAFTGVFLAYLMQWWMSHEDYPLVVQGKPFGSLFDGGWQSFVPITFELGILFAAFTALIGMLAMNGLPRWHHPLLKKERFLAASEDRFFVCIEASDPAFEPDKTRALLEAAGATSIELVEE
- the nrfD gene encoding NrfD/PsrC family molybdoenzyme membrane anchor subunit codes for the protein MSDLPPDQLNAQRLAGMARPPAPEPVDPALGDGTLIDDPGKRPPLVLNNRTFKEVSDIICGYAENKPPRWWLPALMLAGTVAGLGGLFIGYLIITGIGTWGLTNQVDWAWDITNFVFWIGIGHAGTLISAILCLLKQKWRTAVNRAAEAMTIFAVICAATFPGIHVGRQWMAWMLFPLPNANAIWPNFRSPLLWDVFAVSTYGTVSLLFWYMGMIPDLATLRDRADRRLRIATDGGPILLPFVPLRTDKIRAWVYGFLALGWRFSSRHWHRYEAAYLILAGISTPLVLSVHSIVSFDFATSVLPGWHTTIFPPYFVAGAIFGGFAMVLMLLIPARELYPNMKDFITLRHLENMAKIILVTGMIVGFAYSMEFFIAWYSGNKFEKETFINRAFGPYWWAYWSMISCNVLSPQVFWNKKMRTNPVVIFAVATFVTIGMWFERFVIIVTSLHRAFLPGEWHMFHPTLVDIMIFVGSFGVFVTLFLLFLRFLPVFAMAELKAVLPQASPHPEEHGSAAYGLGHSPLQVPSTKGGH
- a CDS encoding TAT-variant-translocated molybdopterin oxidoreductase codes for the protein MSNLDQCPSTTKGEKKRPSKAELALLPAVAGSVHAPAGLRAWRSLDEVADTAEFRDFLEREFPAGASELERSESDTAEGGETRRQFLKVMGASIALAGAATIPGCRRPEHKIMPYSREVPEEIIPGKPLFYATSFARPDGGAEGLLVETHEGRPTKIEGNPLHPLNQGKPSIWAMASILGLYDPDRLKFPVYLNPARKERLPASWDDFKTWANQNLSQYDGNGGQGLAVLADKKSSPSRQAAIAAFRQKYPRAMWVSYSPLESTGMTEGTRAAFGAPMREQLNITRDNTRVVVSLDRDFLSKDPAETRNSRQFAATRMVLSTKDTMSRLYCVECGFSTTGAQADHRLRLSPLRVTAFAVALAQQILRQGVAGGDAAALSSAIANVQVPPFSTNADELKQQQLFLQECAKDLIDAANRGKSLILAGESQPPAVHALVIAMNAALGNLGASVSYLPMGEEEAASSIAGIQQLAQAMGTGAIRTLVCINTNPVYDAPGDLKFNDLFARVPHTITLTTEATETAAASTWALNASHYLESWGDTQAWDGTLAPVQPMIAPLYEPSLSDLEFIAYLTNRAAERIDGYELVRATWQRILQGDFEKAWRRALHDGVVANTSQSVQRPNVNFGNIAGLLQNLGNLSSQGLEVVFQSGMTADGRYANISWLQELPDPASKVVWDNPILMSPRTAMELNCEPASFNEQDPNQIYTKEKYPHGKLITLTVNGVTVTGPVWVLPGMADMTAICMFGYGRQSAGLVGDGVGFNAFPLRTTAAIGGRTLSNVEKGDAPGYHMIASTQNHWSMEGRTSIVRAVDLPRFQKFGDSVMPVAHLGMQDTLNFGEQLGELSHTPPNVSIYKNPFNKSVDEPKPDAMYSKGPQWAMTIDQTVCTGCGACTLACQAENNIPVVGKKEVAKGREMHWIRVDRYFVSDVVAGKMTDVNNPVAMYTQPVLCVHCENAPCETVCPVNATVHGPEGINYMTYNRCIGTRYCANNCPYKVRRFNFFDYGVTKFNGSYYGKDAIDKVGGVIPGQGTGITGSGQHNQLNPNLIPPRLRQKLDEIERMQKNPNVTVRSRGVMEKCSYCIQRINAARIETKLQNLPGIPDGFFQVACQQACPTDAITFGDQLDKGSRVHAMRKNARSYALLGYLNTRPRTSHMVRVMNPKRELCSADRVAEWDKPLGHGEHDHGGHPDADHPGKTSFVSPSRQRDDRGYALSLRVLGAKA
- a CDS encoding cytochrome c3 family protein; translation: MSVIFPKWTNVLPTVIAIGAVGVLTSVVGGFWYYATPKFFRVGYMPTQPGGGFNHQIHAGKLGMDCRYCHTHVEESTEANIPNVATCYGCHKEGSLSLYNTSEAHKQKTEFIRQAYVADAPIEWVRIHKLPDYVRNFPHHVHLKAGVSCFSCHGQITAMPIVYEAEPLSMSWCLDCHRSPEKAVLEPEHRNKLTRLWWVEDHLARRASGETPISQSILQSLEKTPPPENCGACHY